TCTGAAAACTTAAACTCAGTAAATGACTTGAGCACATTGAGTAGTCTCATCAGTTCTCTAAATGCTTTAATAAAATTAAGTTCATCATCTTCACTCTGCAAATTATTAACACTGTTTACTGTTGGTGTTATCTTTAATAGTTCTATAAATTCAGCATTATATTTTTTAACATACTCATCATATGACCCTACAAGAATCTTTTCTTTTGCATCTTTATTTGCAAAAAGTGCGATTGCCTCATCCGTTGCTTTTTTTAAGTTTCTAAAACAAACTATGTTTCCTTGAGACTTTTGTTCATTTATCACCCTATTTGTTCTGGAATAAGCCTGTATTAATCCGTGATACTTTAAGTTTTTATCTACAAATAATGTATTAACTTTTTTAGCATCAAACCCTGTAAGATACATATTTACTACAAGTAGAATATCCACTCTATCTTTACTATCAAACCCTACCTTCTCATAATCCTTAATTCGTTTAGCTATGTCTTTGTAATAGTTGTAAAAAGACTGACTATCCCTAGTTGAAAACTTGGTGTTGTACATTTTATTGTAATCATCAATAAATCCATCTAACTTCTCTCTACTATGACTATTGATTGAAGTGATTTTTTCATCCAAATCAAGGTCATCAGGGATAAATCCATTAGCATCTTTATCATCTTCATTAGCTGTATAACTAAAAATTGTAGCTATCTTTAAATTGTGCTTGCCTTCAGCCTGCCGTTTTTTAAATAATTCATAGTACTTAATTAGAGCATCAATGCTGTTAACGCAAAACATGGCAGTGTATTCTTTATTGTGAGTCTTTCTGTTATGGTTAGCGACAATATAATCAACTATCTTTTCAAGTCTTTGTGATGACTCAATCAGCTCCTTGGTGTCGATTGCCTCAACTTCTATATCTAGCTCACAGCCTTCTTTTTCCTTATATCTGCCAATATACTCTATAGAAAACTTAAGGACATTTTCATCTCTGATAGCATCGGTAATAACATATTTGTGTAAACATTCTTCAAACAGTTCTTGTGTAGTTCTTTTTCCTAGTTCATTTCTAACTGCATTATCAGCAAAAATAGGTGTTCCAGTAAATCCAAACATCTGACTAGCAGTAAAGAATGCATTTATTCTTTTATGAGTTTCTCCAAATTGACTTCTGTGGCATTCATCAAAAATGAATATAATTCTTTCATTTTGTAATTTCTCCATTTGTTTTAAAAAATGTTGCTTACTAATAGCTGTATTTAACTTTTGAATAGTAGTAACTATCAGTTTTGTGCTTATACGTTTACCTGCTTTATTTTTGTAAGTATCTGTAAATTGTTCTACTAAATTTTTTGTATTATCCGTTGCATCCACACTACCTTCTAAAAAACTGTTAAATTCCTGAATTGTTTGATAGTCTAAATCTTTTCTATCAACAACAAATACAACCTTATGTACTTTGGGGAATTGGATGAGTGTTTGACTAGCTTTGAAAGATGTTAGCGTCTTGCCAGAGCCAGTTGTATGCCAAATATAGCCGTTTTTGTGACTATTCTTAACTCTTTCTATAATGGCTTCAACTGCATAGTATTGATAAGGGCGTAATACCATTAA
The DNA window shown above is from Candidatus Margulisiibacteriota bacterium and carries:
- a CDS encoding type I restriction endonuclease subunit R, which encodes MTKQAEQVLEDKLVKQLIELEYSFVKIDDEKDLLSNLKQQLEKHNNNTFTENEFQKILNYLNKGNVFERAKILRDRMQLTKDNGDSIYIDFINQDHWCQNLFQVTNQISIEGSYKNRYDVTILINGLPLVQIELKRRGLELKEAFNQINRYQRHSFWASNGLFQYVQMFVISNGVNTKYFANNRNQSFKQTFYWADVKNSKITELEGFAKEFLETCHIAKMITKYLVINETQKILMVLRPYQYYAVEAIIERVKNSHKNGYIWHTTGSGKTLTSFKASQTLIQFPKVHKVVFVVDRKDLDYQTIQEFNSFLEGSVDATDNTKNLVEQFTDTYKNKAGKRISTKLIVTTIQKLNTAISKQHFLKQMEKLQNERIIFIFDECHRSQFGETHKRINAFFTASQMFGFTGTPIFADNAVRNELGKRTTQELFEECLHKYVITDAIRDENVLKFSIEYIGRYKEKEGCELDIEVEAIDTKELIESSQRLEKIVDYIVANHNRKTHNKEYTAMFCVNSIDALIKYYELFKKRQAEGKHNLKIATIFSYTANEDDKDANGFIPDDLDLDEKITSINSHSREKLDGFIDDYNKMYNTKFSTRDSQSFYNYYKDIAKRIKDYEKVGFDSKDRVDILLVVNMYLTGFDAKKVNTLFVDKNLKYHGLIQAYSRTNRVINEQKSQGNIVCFRNLKKATDEAIALFANKDAKEKILVGSYDEYVKKYNAEFIELLKITPTVNSVNNLQSEDDELNFIKAFRELMRLLNVLKSFTEFKFSDLAMNEQLFEDYKSKYFDLYDKVRTNNQKEKVSILNDVDFELELLHRDEINVVYILTLLTKLKATNYSEQEQQKKAILELMDSEFSLRSKRELIEKFINENLAHIHDTSEMADEFERYWNEEQQKALDKMCDEEKLSKASLNTVIENFIFTQRKPLSDDIVKMLEHKPKLLERRPITERIIAKIVEFVDVFINGMS